The Chloroflexota bacterium genome segment GATCTCTTTGGAGCCCGAGGCACCCGTCTCAGCGATGATCTCCTGCAGTACCTCAGTGATTTCGGCCTTATCAAGCTGGCCAGGCAGGTATGTCTCGAGCACCAGAAGTTCAGCCTGTTCCTGCTCGACCAGATCGTTGCGTCCAGCCCTGGAAAATTCCGCAATGGATTCCCGGCGCTGTTTCGCCTGTTTATTGATGACCACAATGACCTCATCGTCGGTTAACATGGTGTCGCGTCCCTGAGAGGCGCGTTTCTCAACCTGGGCGTTGCTCACTGCCGTCTTCACCGATCGGATTGCCCTTTTGCGCGCCTCATCACGGTCCAGCATGGCAGCCTTGAGATCCTGGTCCAGTTGATCAAGTAGTGACATGGGCTTTCTCCTGCTGTTGCGAGCGGCAGCGGTCAAGAACGCCACGATTATAGCACGAGAGGTTTCAGGCGCCAAAGCATTCCCGACCGGAGAGAACCATCAGGGAGTCCCGCTATAGGCGCCTACGAAATTATGAGCGGCAGTTTCCTGTCGAATTGGCACTCATCGCACCCACAGTGCTGGCTGAACTGCCACGCTGCCAGCCGAAAAAACTTGCGCGGGTTGTAGTACTATGGTATATTTTGGCGTGCACAGGCGCTGTTGCCTCCATGCCACAACTTGTGAGTGTGGGGGGTTTTTTTTGATGATCTTCCTTTCGAATCTTAAATTGGAAACAGTATGCGGATTGCGATTGATGCCCGAATTGCTCACTATTCGGGCGCAGGAATCGGTCAATATACGGCCCAGCTTTCCCGAGCTCTGACCAGAATGGACAGAGAGGATGAATTTCTTCTTCTGCAGAGCAGAAAGGCTCAAACGCCTTTGGTCACCGGGCCCAATGTCAGGCAGATTGGCCTGTGGACCCCAAGTCACAACCGCTTTGAACAGTTTCTTTTGTCCCTCGAATTTCCCCTTCGGCGAATTGAGGTCGATTTACTGCACAGCCCGGATTTCATTCCGCCTCTGCATTTAAACAATTTCAAATCGGTCATCACGGTTCATGACCTGGCATTCCTGCGCTGGCCTCATTTCCTTACTGAGGATAGCGCTCGCTACTATGGCCAGGTTGACCAGGCGGTAGCCCGGGCTGACAAGATTATTGCCGTTTCGGAGAGCACGAAAAACGATCTAATTCGCTTGACTGGCGTTCCCCAGAAGAAAATCTCGGTCGTCTATGAGGCAGCTGATCCAATGTTCAGACCCTTGCCAACTGAGGAGGCACGCACTGCCCTCAAAGGCAAGTATCCGCTGCCCGAAGAATACATCTTCTTCGTGAGCACCATCGAACCGCGGAAGAACATCAGCACCCTGCTTCGGGCATACCGCCGCCTTCGTGACGATTATAAGGTGACAGCTGGCCTGGTTCTTGCCGGCGCCATCGGCTGGTTGGCTGACCAGGTCTTCGAAGATGTCGAGAGCCTGGGCTTGCAGGATAATGTCACATTCCTGGGGAGGGTTGACAATCTTGACCTGCTTTATCTGTACAATGCAGCCCAATGCCTGGCGCATCCTGCCTTCTACGAGGGTTTCGGGTTAACGCCGTTGGAGGCAATGGCTTGCGGAACGCCCACAGTTGTCTCCAGCATTTCCAGTCTTCCCGAAGTCGTCGGAGACGCGGCCCTACTGGTTGATGCCAACAATGACGAGGAGTTGGCTGTAGCGATCCATCGGCTCCTGACCGATCAGCAGCTTCGCCAATCGCTAAGAGAAAAAGGATTGATCAGGGCCAGGGTATTTTCTTGGGATCGTGCGGCCCGAGAAACCCTGGCTGTCTACCGCAGTGCCATGGGCTTGCCGCCTGATTGATCTACACAATTCCCTTATCACTCATCATTCTTCGCTGCTCGAACCGCTGGATCCTCAACTCAGGAACCGTTTTTCACAACCATGACACGACGCCTGCTATTCCTGACACCCCAGGTGCCCTACCCGCCTCACCAGGGCACGACCATTCGGAATTACAACCTGATTACCAATCTGGCGTCCAACTACGAAGTCCACCTTCTCTGCTTTCAACACCCTTCGGACAACCCACCGGGCAATTCTCCATTGCCCCGTTTCTGCCCGGTTGTCGAAAGTGTGCCCGCACCGATCCGCTCAACGGCACAACGAGCAGTCACGACGCTTCTCTCACAATCGCCTGACATGGCCCTGCGATTGTCGTCCAGTCTATTCCAGGCTCGGTTGGGCATGCTGGCAGAGCAGTACCGCTACGATGTGATACAGATCGAAGGTATCGAAATGGCGCCCTACGCACTCTGGCTGATGAACCACCCCTTGTGGCACTCGGCCCAGGCCAAGGAAAACCGGCCCAATATTCCAATCGGACGGCCGCGCCTGGTATTTGACGATCACAATGCCGAATATGTGCTGCAACAGCGAGCCGCCGAGACCGACGTCCGCAAACCACGTCGTTGGCACGGAGCACTCTACTCTTACATCCAATGGAACAAGCTCAGGCGCTATGAACGCCAGGTATGTCAGCGAGTCGATCGAGTGATCGCGGTATCCAACGCCGACCGAGACGCTCTTCTGGCGTTGGATCCAACTATGGAGATTACTGTGGTGCCCAATGGGGTGGACCTGACATATTACGCGACCTACAATCCTGAGAAGGATACCCAGCGCCCAGATTATGGCCCCAATGCGCTGGTATTCACCGGCAAAATGGACTTCAGGCCCAATATCGATGCGGTGACCTGGTTTGTTGGCGAGGTTTTTCCTCTGGTGCTCCAGCAGGTTCCAGATGCCCACTTCGCCATTGTCGGCAAGGAACCTCATTCTCGGGTTCTCGATCTGGCCCAGCACCCCAGCGTTACAGTAACTGGTTGGGTTGAAGACATTCGTTCCCACATTGCTGCGGCTTCGGTATATGTCGTACCGTTGCGCATCGGTGGCGGCACGCGCCTCAAGGTACTGGAAGCCCTGGCAATGCGCAGCGCCATGGTATCCACCCACCTGGGTTGTGAAGGATTTCCACTGAAAGAAACCGGCATTGTCTCTTTTGGTGACGATGCCGCCAGCTTCTCACAGGAGGTAGTTGCGCTCTTGCGAGACCCGGAACGACGGAAACAGATGGGAGACGCCGGACATGTTTTCGTGGAGAACAGCTATGGTTGGGAAGCCATTGTTCCCCGGTTGACTGCTGTGTACCAGGAACTGGGCATCAACGGCCAGGAAAGGGTTGACAATGGATCACCCTATGCCCCAGCCACTGCGTGAACGCCTTGCCGCAGAACACCGGCAGGCTCTGAACGACGCCCCTGACCGCACGGGGCGCCAACGGATGCGGCGCCAGTTGCTGTACCTGTGGTCCCGACGCTATCCCCAAACCGGCGCAAAGCTACCTTCGTCGCCCAAAAGAATCCTCGTCGTACGTCCCGATCATCTGGGCGATCTGCTCTTCACCACGCCGGCCCTCCGGCTGCTTCGCACTCAATATCCTGGTGCAAAGATCACGGGCTTAGTTGGTCCCTGGGGACGGCCTGTCCTGGAGGATAACAATGATCTGGACCGGCTGATTGTCTGTGCCTTTCCCGGCTTCACCCGACAGCCCAAGGGCAGCCTGATCGATCCCTACAAACTGCTTTTTGAGGAAGCAGAGCGGATGAGCGACCTGGGATTTGACCTGGCCTTCATATTGCGTTTCGACCATTGGTGGGGAGCGTGGCTCACGGCAGCAGCAGGAATCCCATTTCGCATCGGCTACGACTGCCCGGAGGTGGCTCCATTTTTAACCCATCCCATTC includes the following:
- a CDS encoding glycosyltransferase family 1 protein, whose translation is MRIAIDARIAHYSGAGIGQYTAQLSRALTRMDREDEFLLLQSRKAQTPLVTGPNVRQIGLWTPSHNRFEQFLLSLEFPLRRIEVDLLHSPDFIPPLHLNNFKSVITVHDLAFLRWPHFLTEDSARYYGQVDQAVARADKIIAVSESTKNDLIRLTGVPQKKISVVYEAADPMFRPLPTEEARTALKGKYPLPEEYIFFVSTIEPRKNISTLLRAYRRLRDDYKVTAGLVLAGAIGWLADQVFEDVESLGLQDNVTFLGRVDNLDLLYLYNAAQCLAHPAFYEGFGLTPLEAMACGTPTVVSSISSLPEVVGDAALLVDANNDEELAVAIHRLLTDQQLRQSLREKGLIRARVFSWDRAARETLAVYRSAMGLPPD
- a CDS encoding glycosyltransferase, whose translation is MTRRLLFLTPQVPYPPHQGTTIRNYNLITNLASNYEVHLLCFQHPSDNPPGNSPLPRFCPVVESVPAPIRSTAQRAVTTLLSQSPDMALRLSSSLFQARLGMLAEQYRYDVIQIEGIEMAPYALWLMNHPLWHSAQAKENRPNIPIGRPRLVFDDHNAEYVLQQRAAETDVRKPRRWHGALYSYIQWNKLRRYERQVCQRVDRVIAVSNADRDALLALDPTMEITVVPNGVDLTYYATYNPEKDTQRPDYGPNALVFTGKMDFRPNIDAVTWFVGEVFPLVLQQVPDAHFAIVGKEPHSRVLDLAQHPSVTVTGWVEDIRSHIAAASVYVVPLRIGGGTRLKVLEALAMRSAMVSTHLGCEGFPLKETGIVSFGDDAASFSQEVVALLRDPERRKQMGDAGHVFVENSYGWEAIVPRLTAVYQELGINGQERVDNGSPYAPATA
- a CDS encoding GatB/YqeY domain-containing protein; translated protein: MSLLDQLDQDLKAAMLDRDEARKRAIRSVKTAVSNAQVEKRASQGRDTMLTDDEVIVVINKQAKQRRESIAEFSRAGRNDLVEQEQAELLVLETYLPGQLDKAEITEVLQEIIAETGASGSKEIGLVMRPAMARFAGRADGKVVNQIARQLLAESA